The Aureispira anguillae genome contains a region encoding:
- a CDS encoding right-handed parallel beta-helix repeat-containing protein, whose translation MNLFIKRFEKIQLLALVVFFLCSHDTIGQLSLPWIEDFEGATAATYTTSQNPIPGLTGTGYSWEGQLGPSGRLRTNAGAGFYHGGSRAITLDRSTSGATVTNYLIANLDLSNYGGSNDLELTFWYSNHGEESSPNDRVWMRGSSSNAWVQVYDLYANRPAVGQYAQVVLDIDALMQTAGQAITSTFQIRFGQEDNFPASSPTASDGFSFDDVSITGSLPLPNNAGITAMLSPVTGAAAGTYPIDVTLHNFGNNALDTVTVEWEMGGVAQPSVLFTGPTLAQSTGTTVNLSAGTAFPAGTTALKFWTSNPNNLPDPENGNDTLEAFFCTGLSGVYTVGTATADYPTFQDALSALYSCGVSGPVTMQVQAGAYTSSLVLDQAIPGISATNTVTWDGSSQTASIIVNGGAAVTLDGANYITIQNFVLGNTSTSQGWGVLLTNTANYNQILNNRVQMPSTNAFNTAGIVATASPNSVGSSGNNANYTLIEGNVITGADRGISLRGQSTSSFNVGNTIRNNDISDADNYGVYSYYQDSLVIEGNYIHDFPSTFHYGVYAFYSNNYDVVGNDIRAEDYGIYMNRSNSQMPPQRRGLVANNMVQSTGDRGIYMVTTRSTDFYHNTIVSAVTACTWSNFDNTIDIKNNIFVSTGLTSFAFETFSVSPLLGMDNNVFYTDPANPNLIDFGGTFTDLADWQTNGLYGYDQNSLEGMPQFNSPTDLHVDGAFLNDKGVVTTVTTDIDGDVRPAIGATSVDIGADEFTPPANDAGVSDLASPSLPITGGFAPVEIVVTNYGISDLASFSVEWEIGGVAQVSVPYTGAPVPVGGTTNMILANINFPQNTTSLRFWTTQPNGVTDERPSNDTLDLNLCPGLAGTYSVGHTTSDFVTAADAIDALMTCGVNGPVTMEFVAGTYTGPWILTEIPGASATNTVTFDGLNAANAILTHNGFGVNTAATLLLDGVDHFTIKNFTIENTGTNTAYGVLLTNSADYNTLENNTITVLSSSSLANVVGVLASGSYTSSTGSATEGNNANHTLLTGNDIRGGISAVIFEGGATNVENVGNQIIGNMIHDAQDYGIYADEQDSFAVNGNKVYDILAGGSDAVMLFDIRNFTILSNEITTLDYGIAVFGGFNDPCRGGLIANNMVESNDEALYIRDVNLIQVSHNTFKGGNRTCFLDNHLNIDFRNNIMETATGTCFFSFDNVSMAGMDYNLYSITGNGDAVKYGTPTYATLANWQTNPAGYGANSVTGNPGFVNGLHVSAALPVDAGVAGLLIPILEDFDGETRPMGTAPDIGADEHIVIADDAMAVGLVAPSGCGDPSADVIVEIANIGFNALISSVVTVNVSGDATATFNTTQPSILPATTAQINMGTINTAAGGTFNFEVIVSSSADLNPSNDTFRITLNIPPSNQIALSMTGDTMVCDGNTAAISATASYAPATILWYDAPTGGNLVHIGNAFTTGTITANTMYYAEIQGCNSPRAIATVNIDTLGINVDLGADQTICGGSAATITPTVTVSPATSLVWSDGSLAAFIEASTSGMYTATVTNINGCTDTDTVNVTVSPTPNIGNAITNVSCGGFGDGAINLTVTGGTGPYSYLWNTTATTEDLTGLNGGFYMVTVTDSGTTSNCAYVATFQVTEPTALFANVNGTGIACDGNNGTIDITVAGGTPNYSYNWSPSAATTQDLTNASAGTHTVTITDANGCTSTVGATVAGATPIVITVDTIHAEILAIAGGIEITATGGTGNFQYVWNTGATSDDITGLVAGSYDVTVTDITTGCQQVLTGIVVPYKLPDFVNNIPSLEAFKLYPNPTADKVWVNMTLKETTTVQLEIMGVTGKVLQSFAPRETLEQNYEIDLSTYPSGVYLARFIIGQKVMTTKVIVE comes from the coding sequence ATGAATTTGTTTATTAAAAGATTTGAAAAAATACAATTACTAGCCCTAGTTGTATTTTTTTTATGCTCGCATGATACGATCGGGCAGTTGTCATTACCTTGGATCGAAGATTTTGAAGGGGCAACGGCAGCAACTTATACGACTAGCCAAAATCCCATTCCTGGATTGACAGGGACGGGTTATTCTTGGGAGGGACAGCTTGGTCCTTCAGGGCGCTTAAGAACGAATGCAGGGGCTGGATTTTATCATGGAGGAAGTCGTGCCATTACCTTAGATCGGAGCACTTCTGGTGCTACCGTTACCAATTATTTAATTGCGAACCTAGATTTGTCAAACTATGGCGGTTCTAATGATTTGGAATTGACTTTTTGGTATTCTAACCATGGAGAAGAAAGCAGCCCTAATGACCGTGTATGGATGAGGGGAAGTTCTTCTAATGCATGGGTGCAGGTATACGATTTGTATGCCAATAGACCCGCTGTAGGGCAATATGCACAGGTGGTATTAGATATTGATGCACTGATGCAAACTGCTGGGCAGGCAATAACTTCAACTTTTCAAATTCGATTTGGTCAGGAAGATAACTTTCCTGCTTCTTCTCCTACAGCATCAGATGGGTTTTCTTTTGATGATGTATCTATAACAGGTTCTCTTCCTTTGCCCAATAATGCAGGGATAACAGCCATGTTGTCTCCAGTAACAGGAGCGGCGGCTGGGACTTATCCTATTGATGTTACTCTACATAATTTTGGAAACAATGCCTTGGACACCGTAACGGTAGAGTGGGAAATGGGAGGAGTTGCACAACCGTCTGTACTTTTTACAGGACCTACTTTGGCTCAATCAACAGGTACTACAGTTAATTTATCTGCTGGTACGGCTTTTCCTGCTGGTACTACTGCACTAAAGTTTTGGACAAGTAATCCTAATAATTTACCAGATCCAGAAAATGGAAATGACACCTTAGAGGCATTTTTCTGTACGGGACTATCAGGAGTATATACGGTAGGTACGGCTACTGCTGACTATCCCACCTTTCAAGATGCTTTATCAGCTTTGTACTCATGTGGTGTTAGCGGACCTGTTACCATGCAAGTGCAAGCAGGGGCGTATACTTCTTCTTTGGTGTTAGATCAAGCTATTCCTGGTATTAGTGCTACAAACACTGTGACATGGGATGGTTCTAGCCAAACTGCGAGCATTATCGTTAATGGTGGTGCTGCTGTAACCTTAGATGGTGCAAATTATATTACCATTCAAAATTTTGTCTTGGGAAACACGTCTACTTCTCAAGGTTGGGGTGTTTTATTGACCAACACCGCAAATTATAATCAAATCTTGAACAACCGTGTTCAAATGCCAAGCACCAATGCTTTTAACACAGCGGGAATTGTGGCTACTGCTAGTCCAAATTCTGTTGGATCAAGTGGTAATAATGCTAATTATACTTTAATTGAAGGAAATGTTATTACAGGTGCAGATCGAGGAATTTCATTGCGTGGACAATCTACTTCAAGTTTTAATGTAGGAAATACAATTCGAAACAATGATATTTCGGATGCGGATAACTATGGTGTCTATTCTTATTATCAGGATTCTTTAGTTATAGAAGGAAACTATATTCATGATTTTCCTAGCACTTTCCACTACGGAGTATACGCTTTCTATAGCAACAATTATGATGTAGTTGGAAATGATATTAGAGCAGAGGATTATGGTATTTATATGAATCGTTCTAATTCTCAAATGCCCCCTCAACGTAGAGGCTTAGTTGCCAATAATATGGTTCAATCTACAGGAGATCGAGGTATTTATATGGTAACGACAAGATCAACGGATTTTTATCACAATACTATTGTCTCAGCGGTTACAGCTTGTACTTGGTCTAATTTTGACAATACAATAGATATTAAAAACAACATTTTTGTTAGTACTGGTCTGACTAGCTTTGCTTTTGAAACATTTTCTGTATCTCCTTTGCTAGGGATGGACAACAATGTATTCTATACCGATCCTGCCAATCCTAATTTGATTGATTTTGGAGGGACGTTTACTGATTTAGCAGATTGGCAAACCAATGGATTATATGGTTATGACCAAAATTCACTAGAAGGAATGCCTCAATTTAATAGTCCAACTGATTTGCATGTGGATGGAGCCTTTTTGAATGATAAAGGTGTCGTTACTACTGTTACTACAGATATAGATGGCGATGTTAGACCTGCAATAGGAGCTACTTCGGTTGATATTGGAGCAGATGAATTTACTCCTCCTGCTAACGATGCAGGGGTCTCTGATTTGGCAAGCCCAAGCCTTCCTATAACTGGTGGTTTTGCGCCTGTAGAAATTGTAGTTACCAACTATGGAATTAGTGATTTAGCCTCTTTTTCTGTTGAATGGGAGATAGGTGGTGTTGCTCAGGTATCGGTTCCGTATACTGGTGCCCCTGTTCCTGTTGGAGGAACAACTAATATGATCTTGGCGAATATCAACTTCCCTCAAAATACAACTAGTTTACGTTTTTGGACTACTCAGCCAAATGGAGTAACCGATGAACGCCCTAGTAATGATACGCTTGATCTAAATTTATGCCCTGGTTTGGCAGGTACTTATTCCGTAGGGCACACTACATCTGATTTTGTGACGGCTGCGGATGCCATAGATGCCTTGATGACTTGTGGTGTTAATGGTCCTGTTACCATGGAATTTGTAGCAGGAACTTATACTGGACCTTGGATATTGACCGAAATACCTGGTGCTAGTGCAACAAATACAGTTACTTTTGACGGATTAAATGCTGCTAATGCTATCCTAACACACAATGGTTTTGGAGTAAATACAGCAGCTACTTTATTGTTGGATGGTGTAGATCATTTTACCATCAAAAACTTTACAATAGAAAATACGGGAACCAATACAGCTTATGGTGTTTTATTGACAAACTCAGCCGATTATAATACCTTAGAAAATAATACAATTACAGTACTTTCTTCTTCTAGTTTAGCGAATGTAGTTGGAGTATTGGCTTCAGGGAGTTATACTTCTAGTACAGGAAGTGCTACAGAGGGTAATAATGCCAATCATACTTTACTGACAGGAAATGATATTAGAGGTGGTATCTCTGCTGTTATTTTTGAAGGGGGAGCGACTAACGTTGAAAATGTTGGAAACCAAATTATTGGAAACATGATTCACGATGCTCAGGATTATGGTATTTATGCCGATGAACAAGATAGTTTTGCTGTTAACGGCAACAAAGTGTATGATATACTAGCTGGTGGTAGTGATGCTGTCATGTTATTTGACATTAGAAACTTTACGATTCTAAGCAATGAAATTACAACGTTGGATTATGGTATTGCGGTATTTGGTGGGTTTAATGATCCTTGTCGAGGTGGTTTAATTGCCAACAATATGGTAGAATCAAACGATGAAGCATTGTACATTAGAGATGTGAATTTAATTCAGGTTTCTCACAATACCTTCAAAGGAGGCAATCGTACTTGTTTCTTGGATAATCACTTGAACATTGATTTCCGTAACAACATTATGGAAACCGCTACAGGAACTTGTTTCTTTTCGTTTGACAATGTAAGTATGGCAGGGATGGATTACAACCTTTATTCTATAACAGGTAATGGTGATGCTGTAAAATATGGTACTCCAACTTATGCTACTTTAGCCAACTGGCAAACCAACCCTGCGGGGTATGGAGCCAACTCTGTAACAGGAAACCCTGGTTTTGTAAACGGTTTGCATGTAAGTGCTGCCTTGCCTGTTGATGCAGGAGTTGCTGGTTTGTTAATCCCAATTTTGGAAGATTTTGATGGAGAAACTCGTCCAATGGGTACGGCTCCTGATATTGGAGCAGATGAGCATATTGTAATTGCTGATGATGCAATGGCAGTGGGATTGGTTGCTCCTAGTGGTTGTGGAGATCCTTCTGCTGACGTAATTGTTGAGATCGCTAACATTGGCTTTAATGCCCTAATTAGTTCTGTGGTAACGGTCAATGTATCAGGTGATGCAACGGCAACATTCAACACTACGCAACCATCAATTTTACCTGCTACAACAGCACAAATTAACATGGGGACAATTAATACAGCAGCAGGGGGAACATTTAACTTTGAGGTTATTGTTTCTTCTAGTGCAGATTTAAATCCTTCGAATGATACCTTCCGCATTACATTAAATATTCCTCCAAGTAATCAAATCGCACTGTCAATGACAGGAGATACAATGGTTTGTGATGGAAATACAGCAGCCATTTCTGCAACAGCTAGCTATGCACCAGCAACAATTCTTTGGTACGATGCTCCAACGGGTGGTAATTTGGTACATATTGGCAATGCTTTTACAACAGGAACAATTACGGCTAATACAATGTACTACGCAGAAATACAAGGTTGTAATTCTCCTAGAGCAATTGCAACGGTAAATATTGATACTTTAGGTATTAATGTTGATCTAGGAGCAGATCAAACCATTTGTGGTGGTTCTGCTGCTACAATTACTCCAACAGTAACCGTTTCTCCTGCTACTTCTTTAGTTTGGTCAGATGGCTCTTTAGCGGCATTTATAGAAGCATCTACTTCTGGAATGTATACCGCTACTGTTACGAATATTAATGGTTGTACCGATACGGATACTGTAAATGTTACGGTATCTCCAACGCCGAATATTGGCAATGCAATCACAAATGTTTCTTGTGGTGGTTTTGGTGATGGCGCTATCAATTTGACCGTAACAGGTGGAACGGGACCTTACTCTTACCTATGGAATACTACTGCAACAACTGAAGACTTAACAGGTCTTAATGGTGGTTTTTATATGGTAACAGTTACCGATAGTGGTACTACATCTAACTGTGCTTATGTAGCTACTTTCCAAGTAACAGAGCCTACTGCTCTTTTTGCTAATGTTAATGGAACAGGTATTGCTTGTGATGGCAACAATGGAACGATTGATATTACAGTAGCAGGTGGTACGCCTAATTATAGTTATAATTGGTCTCCTTCAGCAGCAACTACTCAGGATTTGACCAATGCTTCAGCAGGTACTCATACGGTAACGATTACAGATGCGAATGGTTGTACTTCTACAGTAGGAGCAACAGTGGCAGGAGCTACTCCAATTGTAATTACAGTAGATACTATCCATGCTGAGATTTTAGCCATAGCAGGAGGAATTGAAATTACAGCAACAGGCGGAACAGGAAACTTCCAATATGTATGGAATACTGGAGCAACTTCAGATGACATTACTGGTTTGGTGGCAGGTTCTTATGATGTAACAGTTACGGATATTACAACAGGTTGTCAGCAAGTATTGACTGGAATTGTAGTGCCTTACAAATTGCCTGATTTTGTGAACAATATTCCATCTTTAGAGGCATTCAAATTGTATCCTAATCCAACAGCGGATAAAGTATGGGTAAATATGACCTTAAAAGAAACAACTACTGTTCAATTAGAAATCATGGGAGTGACAGGAAAAGTATTGCAATCTTTTGCTCCACGTGAGACGTTAGAACAAAATTATGAGATTGATTTATCAACATATCCTTCTGGGGTTTACTTAGCACGATTTATTATTGGGCAAAAAGTAATGACCACAAAGGTTATTGTCGAATAA
- a CDS encoding ABC transporter ATP-binding protein has protein sequence MIRTTNLKFEYSTNQQFQFPDINCQQGSHWLVLGQSGCGKTTLLHLLGGLRKPNSGEIIVQNEAISAMSSDALDHFRGQHIGIIFQQSHLVKALTVEENLLTAQYLAGTKQDKEKIRNILTKLNLGDKIKSKPQNLSLGEQQRVAIARALINDPVLILADEPTSSLDDKNCKEVVELLLEQSKNFNATLLIVTHDGRLKELFEHQILLEEAKVV, from the coding sequence ATGATACGGACGACAAATCTGAAATTTGAATATTCTACCAATCAACAGTTTCAATTTCCTGACATTAACTGTCAACAAGGCTCGCATTGGCTGGTTTTGGGGCAATCAGGCTGTGGAAAAACAACGCTTTTGCATTTGTTAGGAGGTTTGAGAAAACCGAATAGTGGTGAAATTATTGTTCAAAACGAAGCTATTTCTGCAATGAGTAGCGATGCTTTAGATCATTTTAGAGGGCAACACATTGGGATTATTTTCCAACAGTCGCATTTAGTCAAAGCATTGACCGTCGAAGAAAATTTGCTGACGGCGCAGTATTTGGCAGGAACCAAGCAAGACAAAGAAAAAATTAGAAATATTCTAACAAAGCTCAATTTAGGCGATAAGATCAAATCAAAACCTCAAAATTTGAGTTTGGGAGAACAACAACGGGTTGCTATTGCTAGGGCATTAATTAATGATCCTGTGCTTATTCTTGCAGATGAGCCTACTTCTAGTTTAGACGATAAAAACTGTAAGGAAGTAGTTGAATTACTATTAGAGCAAAGTAAGAACTTTAATGCAACCTTATTGATTGTAACGCATGATGGGCGATTAAAAGAACTTTTTGAACATCAAATTTTATTGGAAGAAGCAAAAGTAGTTTAG
- a CDS encoding NRDE family protein: protein MCTLTYIPIEKEAFIWTQNRDESPLRTASGLVQNTTKQWIYPQEPLSGGTWISITQAGRVVSLLNGAFVQNKYVPSARSRGLMLLDFLDYTFLKDFVEHYTFEALEPFTMVVYEHGTLWEFRWDKKQKYLKQLNAQQPYIWSSSTLYPASIKALRQQWFAAYLENYPVRTRTNILNFHHHAGMGDLQNDLIMDRGMVKTVSITSIVKTIEEIEMNYYDLVRKNVAQQKLRL from the coding sequence ATGTGTACGCTAACCTATATACCAATTGAGAAAGAAGCCTTCATTTGGACTCAAAATCGAGACGAATCGCCACTTCGTACGGCTTCAGGTTTAGTGCAAAATACAACTAAACAGTGGATTTACCCACAGGAGCCGCTGAGTGGTGGAACTTGGATTAGCATAACTCAGGCAGGGAGAGTGGTTAGCTTATTGAATGGTGCTTTTGTGCAAAATAAATATGTCCCCTCTGCCAGAAGTAGGGGGCTTATGTTGTTGGACTTTCTGGATTATACCTTCTTAAAAGATTTTGTAGAGCACTATACTTTTGAAGCATTAGAACCTTTTACAATGGTGGTCTATGAGCATGGGACGCTATGGGAGTTTCGTTGGGATAAGAAGCAAAAATATTTAAAACAATTAAATGCCCAACAACCTTATATTTGGTCTTCTTCTACCTTATATCCCGCATCTATAAAAGCTTTGCGCCAACAGTGGTTTGCTGCTTATTTAGAAAATTATCCTGTGAGAACGAGGACTAATATTTTGAATTTTCATCATCATGCAGGAATGGGAGATCTTCAAAATGATTTGATTATGGATAGGGGCATGGTCAAGACGGTTAGCATTACTTCGATTGTTAAAACAATAGAGGAAATAGAAATGAACTACTATGACCTAGTTCGTAAAAATGTAGCGCAACAAAAATTACGGTTGTAA
- a CDS encoding IMPACT family protein, translated as MSDTYLTIAEPSIGEYKEKGSKFLAYTFAVYSEEDVKKRLEEVKKEHFKARHHCYAYRIGLDGKRFRANDDGEPSGTAGRPILGQIDSFGLSNVLSVVVRYFGGTKLGTSGLKRAYKESTKDAFEQADIIEKIIEDQFHIIFDYVATSDVMNYLKNEGFTILNAVYEEKTTLTVTIRQNDIARFKESLEKIIGVKIESI; from the coding sequence ATGAGTGATACCTATCTAACCATTGCCGAGCCAAGTATTGGAGAATACAAAGAAAAAGGGAGTAAGTTTTTGGCCTACACTTTTGCTGTTTACTCAGAGGAAGACGTAAAAAAGCGTTTAGAAGAAGTAAAAAAGGAGCACTTCAAAGCTAGACACCATTGTTATGCCTACCGAATAGGTTTGGATGGCAAACGTTTTAGAGCAAATGATGATGGTGAGCCTTCTGGAACTGCTGGACGACCAATCTTAGGGCAAATCGATAGCTTTGGCTTATCCAATGTTCTATCGGTGGTGGTGCGTTATTTTGGAGGAACTAAGTTAGGAACTTCTGGGCTCAAAAGGGCTTATAAAGAATCGACTAAAGATGCTTTTGAACAGGCTGATATTATTGAAAAAATCATTGAAGACCAATTCCATATCATCTTTGATTATGTCGCAACTAGTGATGTTATGAATTATCTTAAAAATGAGGGGTTTACAATTCTTAATGCTGTTTATGAAGAAAAAACAACCTTGACCGTTACCATCCGTCAAAATGATATCGCTAGATTCAAAGAAAGCCTAGAAAAGATTATAGGAGTAAAAATTGAATCTATATAG
- a CDS encoding menaquinone biosynthesis family protein yields the protein MKLTLGYSPCPNDTFIFDAMVHHKIDTEGLEFEVQLGDVEQLNQKAFANELDITKLSYHAYAYLINSYALLTSGSALGNNCGPLLIAKTAIPTTELATKKIAIPGKYTTANFLLSLAFPTAQQKEEVLFSDIEQQVLQGEVDAGLIIHENRFTYQDRGLVKIIDLGEWWEQTTQLPIPLGGIVVKRTLPLNLQQKINRVLRRSIEFAFANPQAALPYIQQHAQEMSAAIVQQHINLYVNDFSIDLGAKGKAAVEHLFHTAIQKGLIENNTVNIFID from the coding sequence ATGAAACTAACACTTGGCTATTCTCCCTGCCCCAATGATACCTTTATTTTTGATGCGATGGTGCATCATAAAATTGATACAGAAGGGCTAGAATTTGAGGTTCAACTCGGAGATGTCGAACAACTCAATCAAAAAGCATTTGCAAACGAGCTGGATATTACCAAACTCAGTTACCATGCCTATGCCTATTTGATCAATTCCTATGCACTACTTACCAGTGGCTCTGCCTTGGGTAATAATTGTGGTCCCTTATTAATTGCCAAGACAGCCATTCCAACAACAGAATTAGCGACTAAAAAAATTGCCATTCCTGGCAAATATACGACCGCTAACTTTTTATTGAGTCTTGCATTTCCTACCGCACAACAAAAGGAGGAAGTATTGTTTTCTGACATTGAGCAGCAGGTGCTCCAAGGGGAAGTTGATGCTGGATTGATTATACATGAGAATCGATTTACGTATCAAGATAGAGGCTTGGTCAAAATTATTGACTTGGGAGAATGGTGGGAACAAACCACTCAGTTGCCAATTCCTTTAGGTGGTATTGTTGTCAAACGTACGTTGCCTTTGAATCTGCAACAAAAAATCAATCGTGTATTGCGCAGAAGCATAGAATTTGCCTTTGCCAATCCCCAAGCAGCACTTCCTTATATCCAGCAACATGCTCAGGAAATGAGTGCAGCAATTGTACAACAACATATTAACCTATATGTAAACGATTTTTCTATTGATTTAGGAGCCAAAGGAAAAGCTGCCGTTGAACATCTATTTCACACTGCTATTCAAAAAGGATTAATTGAAAATAATACCGTCAATATTTTTATTGACTAA
- a CDS encoding endonuclease, with the protein MHKLYLFFFVNLLITHQISAQYSHQDVFAGQTGTVLTTNLRLNYKPTSLPSYGQARDNMFKYVYEENDTITCVYTGLKRYLPPLADPTTAMTDNNSTISVNTEHTYPQSKAINSAGKSDLHHMFPTRSAANNGRGSIPLGEIAPNDVDKWYFEANTLTSAPPANVLPLHSKQDNGILFEPRDDHKGNAARAMFYYYTMYRSEADAADPNFFHLQKATLCQWHLDDPVDSLEWLRTSRIAPFQNNRVNPFVMDCTLPQRCGYCATTCSPPNAISKQESMGLELLDSYPNPFQQQTTISYQLHRTQQVVLEIYNNWGQKIETLAAEQQATGLYEYTFDAKDLANGIYFFKLTLEQNGQVASFSKPLVLAK; encoded by the coding sequence ATGCATAAATTATATCTCTTTTTCTTCGTCAACCTCCTAATTACCCATCAAATAAGTGCCCAATATAGTCATCAAGATGTCTTTGCTGGACAAACGGGAACGGTATTGACAACCAATTTACGTTTAAACTACAAGCCGACAAGTTTGCCCTCTTATGGACAAGCGAGGGACAATATGTTTAAATATGTTTATGAAGAAAACGATACCATCACTTGCGTTTATACGGGTTTGAAACGTTATCTTCCCCCTCTGGCAGACCCAACGACAGCAATGACAGACAACAACAGCACCATTAGCGTTAACACAGAACACACCTACCCTCAAAGCAAAGCGATTAATTCGGCTGGAAAAAGTGACCTTCATCATATGTTCCCTACCCGTTCTGCGGCTAATAATGGGCGTGGATCTATTCCCTTGGGCGAAATTGCTCCTAATGATGTAGACAAATGGTATTTTGAGGCCAATACCTTAACTTCTGCCCCTCCTGCCAATGTATTGCCTTTGCACAGCAAACAAGACAATGGTATTTTATTTGAACCTAGAGATGACCACAAAGGAAATGCTGCAAGAGCTATGTTTTATTATTATACAATGTATAGATCCGAAGCAGATGCCGCCGATCCTAATTTCTTTCACCTTCAAAAAGCCACACTTTGCCAATGGCATTTGGATGATCCTGTTGATAGTTTAGAATGGCTACGTACTTCTAGAATTGCTCCTTTTCAAAACAATCGAGTCAATCCTTTTGTAATGGACTGTACGCTTCCTCAACGTTGTGGTTATTGTGCCACAACTTGCAGCCCTCCCAATGCCATTAGCAAACAAGAAAGCATGGGGCTGGAATTATTGGATAGCTATCCCAATCCATTTCAACAACAAACTACCATCAGCTACCAATTGCACCGTACGCAACAAGTTGTATTAGAAATTTATAACAACTGGGGGCAAAAAATAGAAACATTAGCTGCTGAACAGCAAGCAACAGGTCTTTATGAATATACTTTTGATGCGAAGGATTTAGCCAATGGCATCTATTTCTTTAAATTAACTTTAGAGCAAAATGGTCAAGTGGCTAGCTTTTCAAAGCCTTTGGTTCTTGCTAAATAA
- a CDS encoding tetratricopeptide repeat protein translates to MAKLTLTELENLSRLLLSSNDTNVALGLEILKNHKEATPLLCRELILIWQLHHDLEKRIDVEQVLQAKYSGRQMEQWEKGFDVFRIVPTIYRYTPKVRRLVQDHENVRADYQALIERNAAYSLNYYLVGKKLHQTFKKHLDIAEIYYRIVLKTNPTHEDNLFYLAFLLDKSEEGYEEALKHYLTIESINPNSSATLNNIGLIYDNTGEYELAYKYYKKALTVHPNSTLHMRNLASLCTTRMDGAAYKKEAKTLLMKLLKIDAQSGSNWNSWADYLWNIEQNHDKAEEAYLKGLEVEPNNPWLIGNLGELYIDIRKQYEKGLDLYKQSLELKESPYRLVTMVTLLVDYYKDYALAKSYYKKLVALSPPNQITRNRYLRDDQWAAFLAAEKVLLNKLNA, encoded by the coding sequence ATGGCAAAACTAACTTTAACCGAATTAGAAAATTTATCTCGTTTGTTATTGAGTTCAAATGATACGAATGTAGCGTTGGGATTAGAGATTTTAAAAAATCACAAAGAAGCAACTCCTTTGCTTTGTAGGGAATTGATCTTAATTTGGCAATTGCACCATGATTTGGAAAAAAGAATCGATGTTGAACAAGTCCTTCAAGCCAAGTACTCTGGGCGACAAATGGAACAGTGGGAAAAAGGATTTGATGTATTTAGAATAGTTCCTACGATTTATCGTTACACGCCTAAAGTACGTCGATTGGTGCAAGATCACGAAAATGTACGAGCAGACTATCAGGCACTAATTGAACGAAATGCAGCTTATAGTTTAAATTATTATCTCGTTGGCAAAAAGTTGCATCAGACCTTTAAAAAGCACTTAGATATAGCCGAAATTTATTATCGGATTGTACTAAAAACAAACCCCACACACGAAGACAATTTGTTTTATTTGGCGTTCTTATTAGATAAATCTGAAGAGGGCTATGAGGAGGCTTTAAAGCACTATTTGACCATAGAAAGCATCAACCCCAATTCATCTGCAACCTTGAATAATATAGGGCTGATTTATGACAATACAGGTGAATATGAACTGGCTTATAAATATTACAAAAAAGCTTTAACGGTACATCCCAATTCTACCTTGCACATGCGTAATTTGGCGAGTTTGTGTACGACTAGAATGGATGGCGCTGCTTATAAAAAGGAGGCTAAAACTTTGTTGATGAAATTGCTTAAAATTGATGCTCAATCTGGATCTAATTGGAATAGTTGGGCGGATTATCTTTGGAATATTGAACAGAATCACGATAAAGCAGAAGAAGCTTACCTCAAAGGTTTAGAGGTAGAACCCAACAACCCTTGGTTAATTGGTAATTTGGGGGAACTTTATATCGATATTCGAAAACAGTATGAGAAGGGCTTGGACTTGTACAAACAATCCCTTGAGCTGAAAGAGTCTCCTTATCGTTTGGTAACAATGGTTACTCTTTTAGTGGATTATTATAAGGACTATGCTTTGGCCAAAAGCTATTATAAAAAACTTGTGGCACTATCTCCCCCCAATCAAATTACTCGCAATCGATACCTTAGAGACGATCAATGGGCGGCTTTTTTAGCCGCAGAAAAAGTATTGTTAAACAAATTAAATGCTTAG